Proteins encoded within one genomic window of Brachybacterium muris:
- a CDS encoding NlpC/P60 family protein — MAKHNTHRAVGRATTPVSNARVAARGMGGAAVLGTVLVGSAFVGGTAQAAPAPAPAAPVTAPAVAPAAPEAAAPTVVLNTTEKLRWGSRGGNVADLQSGLNQNGANIAVDGKFGPRTHAAVKDFQRSNGLLVDGVVGPQTRGALNGGVSMPSSGTSAPAKKSSSASTSSIVERARSVVGTGYTWGGSSPSAGFDCSGLVTYAYQGSGLNLNGRTSSQITNGGRTISQSQAQPGDIVSWPGHIGIYAGNGQVIDASGSKYRVTERGIWGNPTFVTYR, encoded by the coding sequence ATGGCCAAGCACAACACCCACCGCGCCGTCGGCCGCGCCACCACCCCCGTCAGCAACGCCCGTGTGGCCGCCCGTGGCATGGGTGGTGCCGCTGTCCTGGGCACCGTCCTCGTCGGCTCCGCCTTCGTCGGCGGCACCGCGCAGGCCGCCCCCGCCCCGGCCCCCGCCGCCCCCGTGACCGCTCCGGCCGTCGCCCCGGCAGCCCCCGAGGCCGCGGCACCCACCGTGGTGCTCAACACCACCGAGAAGCTCCGCTGGGGCTCGCGCGGTGGCAATGTCGCCGATCTGCAGAGCGGTCTGAACCAGAACGGCGCGAACATCGCCGTGGACGGCAAGTTCGGCCCCCGCACCCACGCGGCGGTCAAGGACTTCCAGCGCAGCAACGGCCTGCTGGTCGACGGCGTGGTGGGCCCCCAGACCCGTGGCGCCCTCAACGGCGGCGTGTCCATGCCCTCCAGCGGCACCTCCGCCCCCGCCAAGAAGTCCAGCTCCGCCTCCACCAGCTCGATCGTGGAGCGGGCTCGCTCCGTCGTGGGCACCGGCTACACCTGGGGCGGCTCCTCCCCCAGCGCCGGCTTCGACTGCTCCGGCCTGGTCACCTACGCCTACCAGGGCTCCGGCCTGAACCTGAACGGTCGCACCTCCAGCCAGATCACCAACGGTGGCCGCACCATCTCCCAGTCCCAGGCCCAGCCCGGTGACATCGTGTCCTGGCCCGGCCACATCGGCATCTACGCCGGCAACGGCCAGGTCATCGACGCCTCCGGCTCCAAGTACCGCGTCACCGAGCGCGGGATCTGGGGCAACCCCACCTTCGTGACCTACCGCTGA
- a CDS encoding DUF4184 family protein, which translates to MPYTLAHPLFAAPLRRLGLPLSALAAGAVAPDLPLWATSVGLPGHLGSEGYFFTHSLPGIVTADLLIGMILWGIWVQLVRAPFFDSLPSPLRERVPAVAPGPEATSLRRSGRSSPSAPLDAARRWSLAALGVMLGVITHVGIDEFTHPGRWGTQNIPWLAETHAGLLGTSWVQYSAGVGGLLGIALWCGWIVLRSRPLPRPATSQAARRTVQALVMLAMVIAVADAAKVATDSLSRAAFVAATRGVMTVLAGLLLGSAISAAVEGLRPSRPR; encoded by the coding sequence ATGCCCTACACCCTCGCGCACCCTCTGTTCGCCGCGCCGCTGCGGCGCCTCGGGCTGCCGCTGTCCGCCCTCGCGGCCGGAGCAGTGGCACCGGACCTGCCGCTGTGGGCGACGTCCGTGGGCCTGCCTGGACACCTGGGGTCCGAGGGCTACTTCTTCACCCATTCGCTGCCGGGCATCGTCACCGCCGACCTCCTGATCGGCATGATCCTCTGGGGGATCTGGGTCCAGCTGGTGCGGGCGCCCTTCTTCGACTCGCTGCCCTCTCCCCTGCGCGAGCGGGTGCCGGCCGTGGCCCCAGGACCGGAAGCCACCTCCCTGCGCCGCTCCGGCAGGTCGAGCCCGTCAGCCCCGCTCGACGCCGCCCGCCGCTGGTCGCTCGCCGCGCTCGGCGTGATGCTCGGGGTGATCACGCACGTGGGGATCGACGAGTTCACCCATCCGGGCCGCTGGGGCACCCAGAACATCCCGTGGCTGGCCGAGACGCACGCAGGGCTGCTGGGCACCTCCTGGGTGCAGTACTCGGCCGGGGTCGGCGGGCTGCTGGGCATCGCCCTGTGGTGCGGATGGATCGTGCTCCGCTCTCGCCCGCTCCCCCGACCCGCGACATCACAAGCCGCCCGGCGCACGGTGCAGGCCCTCGTGATGCTTGCGATGGTGATCGCGGTGGCCGACGCGGCGAAGGTAGCGACCGACTCCCTCTCACGGGCTGCGTTCGTGGCTGCCACGCGTGGCGTGATGACCGTGCTGGCCGGCCTGCTGCTGGGATCGGCGATCTCCGCCGCGGTGGAGGGCCTGCGCCCGTCGCGTCCGAGGTGA